A window of the Polypterus senegalus isolate Bchr_013 chromosome 4, ASM1683550v1, whole genome shotgun sequence genome harbors these coding sequences:
- the LOC120528446 gene encoding oocyte zinc finger protein XlCOF19-like encodes MQENSAELKSELSESEKKITEGNGREGEESPGSVGIKLQKNGTLSPPLFGQLSLQYKLKGMKKSARGSENLTAAFFQFSSLPATGSTRTEAIKPDRQEVEKELQIHTEQKSYCCPECGKSISTRNHLQTHRRIHTGEKSHCCSECGKLFSCISILKRHRRIHTGEKPHCCPECGNSFSCISILKRHRRIHTGEKPYCCPECGKSFSVKCNLQKHMRIHFGEKPYCCPECGKRFSCQTVLRCHRRIHTKPVHQKPYTCSECGKGYSSRRSFRRHTQSHIGVKPVPEMSNDLSIGSSTKNIKEKSSE; translated from the exons ATGCAGGAGAATTCTgcagagctgaaatcagagttatcagagtctgaaaagaaaatcactgagggaaatgggagagaaggagaagagtcacctgggagtgttggaataa aaTTGCAGAAGAATGGCACCTTATCTCCACCTTTATTTGGTCAGCTCTCACTTCAATACAAATTGAAAGGTATGAAGAAATCAGCTAGAGGATCAGAGAACTTGACAGCAGCCTTTTTTCAGTTCAGTTCTCTCCCTGCTACTGGATCAACACggacagaagccatcaaacctgatcGACAGGAAGTGGAGAAAGAACTCCAAATTCATACTGAACAAAAATCATATTGTTGCCCTGAATGTGGTAAGTCGATCTCAACGAGAAACCATCTTCAGACCCacagaagaattcacacaggagaaaaatctcattgctgttcagaatgtggtaagttgTTCTCATGTATAAGCATTCTTAAGAGGCatagaagaatccacacaggagaaaaacctcattgttgtccagaatgtggcaaTTCATTTTCATGTATAAGCATTCTTAAGAGGCatagaagaatccacacaggagaaaaaccttattgttgtccagaatgtggtaagtcattcTCAGTGAAATGCAATCTTCAGAAACACATGAGAATTCACTTTGGAGAAAAACCctattgctgtccagaatgtggaaAACGATTCTCATGTCAAACAGTGCTTCGATGCCACAGAAGGATCCACACTAAACCAGTCCACCAGAAGCCGTatacctgttctgaatgtggtaaaggatACTCGTCCAGAAGAAGCTttaggagacacacacaaagtcatATTGGAGTAAAGCCTGTCCCAGAAATGTCAAATGATCTTTCCATTGGCTCCTCaaccaaaaatattaaagaaaagtcTTCCGAGTGA